One window of the Salvia miltiorrhiza cultivar Shanhuang (shh) chromosome 6, IMPLAD_Smil_shh, whole genome shotgun sequence genome contains the following:
- the LOC130987519 gene encoding uncharacterized protein LOC130987519, with protein sequence MYSQTYISPPLSWQFSNQKKPIWNTLNPKRLVLTQEGRTKLNPSPDREFYAFPRFVTHVDDGFISNLRNLYGEILRPEMEILDLCSSWVSHLPQQVAYKRVVGHGLNAQELARNPRLDYFFVKDLNKDQKLEMEDCSFDAVLCAVSVQYLQQPEKVFAEVFRVLRPGGVFIVSFSNRLFYEKAIAAWRDGTPYSRVQLVVQYFQCVEGFTHPQIIRKLPYQKQGNSNSFFSRIAAMFGLLSRADPFYALIAYKNFKPIYE encoded by the exons ATGTATTCTCAAACATACATATCCCCTCCTCTTTCATGGCAGTTTTCAAATCAAAAGAAACCAATCTGGAACACTCTTAATCCGAAGCGCCTGGTCCTGACGCAGGAGGGCAGGACGAAGCTGAACCCCTCTCCCGACAGAGAATTTTACGCGTTCCCGAGATTCGTGACGCACGTGGACGACGGCTTCATATCGAATCTCAGGAATCTGTACGGCGAGATTCTGAGGCCGGAGATGGAGATCCTGGATCTTTGCAGCTCTTGGGTCAGCCATTTGCCCCAACAGGTGGCGTACAAGAGAGTCGTGGGGCACGGGCTCAACGCGCAGGAGCTCGCGAGGAATCCGAGGCTCGATTACTTCTTCGTCAAGGATCTGAACAAGGATCAGAAGTTGGAGATGGAGGATTGCAGCTTTGATGCGGTTTTGTGCGCGGTCAGCGTGCAGTATCTGCAGCAGCCGGAGAAG GTATTTGCGGAGGTGTTTCGCGTATTGAGACCGGGAGGAGTGTTTATAGTTAGCTTCAGTAACCGGCTTTTCTACGAGAAGGCGATCGCAGCATGGCGCGACGGCACGCCGTACAGCCGGGTGCAGCTGGTTGTACAATACTTCCAATGCGTGGAGGGCTTCACCCACCCACAAATAATTCGAAAACTCCCGTATCAAAAGCAGGGTAACTCTAACTCCTTTTTCAGCCGAATTGCAGCCATGTTCGGCTTGTTATCTAGAGCAGATCCTTTCTATGCGCTCATAGCTTATAAAAACTTCAAACCTATATATGAATGA